From the genome of Drosophila melanogaster chromosome 2L, one region includes:
- the toc gene encoding toucan, isoform G, protein MMALCDVGGAGSNASTGSDGAVNADLFANCDYEDEGIGESLRSGVDQTELQELNNGQSATGCPTPPMARDSKRTSIGNELPCETEAKLKRCEDQQDPQASTTASPLPMINPQEQEASGQVKEATITTANEPNALSLPDEISNSVSSTTMLATPRVDIAAQYPVLKPFTENGELDCARLAKFFQDTQFERKEEQRQILGLSVMVQFMSKELDAVACKENKHQCARTKGTLEKTILLLQHTQKDCERLREDLEDKGLEWIQRQQEKEYLHRTELKQAEEKLMEVQLRAKLKFCELESQLRAKDEESKQAQEAYRMEVSHKLALKQEHLRTAEQKIQELQTRLQQVETEEQGHREELIRKENIHTARLAEANQREQDLIDRVKSLTKELNTLKANKEHNERDLRDRLALSQDEISVLRTSSQRRSPCTSLPDNASAELNRLTSEADSLRCVLELKQAEISALSKAKADLIHESEERLKLSNRVALLEAQNEMLRTELEAKTEKEKEIQQKMEELQKAYKYESIKRTRLTYDKEELQYHLKQRSLQLQSAESKLQDLSTGSHDNSLSSHSRCSLGRSGLEIAVTTSSPTSPVMKGMIERNDSVSWTLEIEDESFKGNTSKIVRRAGSLRSNNERCPIQRRQTLTSNGHSNGSATNGGSSPAHPNPLSQSMSATALLRSSSNSGESEGRPLSRARSKSMCIKASATSSAVCESSGQRKKPQDELSLADWPEDIPLCSSSPQAPGIEMRPRSSTMKLMSSEAKKFQEIQESAGEAMVSGANSEDESCSASSEDIMRSSSASSTASGGSLSKRPKQPPSRMSIEEALPCTPMEVSWSEDAADANGLA, encoded by the exons AATCCCTGCGCTCTGGCGTGGATCAAACCGAACTTCAGGAGCTGAACAATGGGCAATCTGCTACCGGTTGTCCGACGCCGCCGATGGCGCGGGACTCAAAGCGTACGTCCATTGGAAATGAGTTACCCTGTGAGACGGAGGCCAAGTTGAAGAGATGCGAGGACCAGCAGGATCCACAAGCATCCACGACGGCATCACCCCTACCGATGATCAATCCACAGGAACAAGAAGCCAGTGGCCAGGTCAAAGAAGCAACAATCACCACTGCAAATGAG CCAAACGCCTTGTCCTTGCCCGACGAAATCAGCAATTCGGTCAGCTCGACGACGATGCTGGCCACGCCCCGCGTAGACATAGCCGCCCAGTATCCCGTCCTGAAACCATTCACAGAGAACGGAGAGCTGGACTGTGCCCGACTGGCCAAGTTCTTCCAGGACACCCAGTTCGAGAGGAAGGAGGAGCAACGCCAGATTCTGGGCCTCTCCGTAATGGTGCAGTTCATGTCCAAAGAG CTGGATGCGGTTGCCTGCAAGGAGAACAAACATCAATGCGCCCGGACCAAGGGAACGCTAGAGAAGACTATATTGCTGCTACAGCATACGCAAAAGGATTGCGAGCGACTACGCGAGGATTTGGAGGACAAGGGCCTGGAGTGGATTCAGCGGCAGCAGGAGAAGGAATATCTGCATCGCACTGAACTGAAGCAAG CTGAAGAGAAATTAATGGAGGTGCAATTGCGTGCCAAGTTAAAGTTCTGCGAATTAGAGTCCCAACTGCGTGCCAAGGACGAGGAGAGCAAACAGGCGCAGGAGGCCTACAGAATGGAGGTCTCCCACAAACTTGCACTGAAGCAGGAACATCTGCGCACTGCCGAGCAGAAAATCCAGGAACTGCAGACACGTCTTCAGCAGGTGGAGACCGAGGAGCAGGGGCACCGCGAGGAGCTGATCCGCAAGGAGAACATTCACACCGCCCGGCTGGCCGAGGCCAATCAGCGGGAGCAGGATCTGATCGACCGGGTCAAGAGCCTGACCAAGGAGCTGAACACCCTGAAGGCCAACAAGGAGCATAACGAACGCGATTTGAGGGATCGGCTGGCGCTGTCCCAGGACGAAATCTCTGTGCTGCGCACATCCTCACAGCGCCGCAGCCCCTGCACCAGTTTGCCGGACAACGCGTCCGCCGAACTCAACCGCTTGACCAGCGAGGCAGACAGCTTGCGCTGTGTGCTTGAGCTCAAGCAGGCGGAGATTTCCGCCCTTAGCAAGGCCAAGGCGGATCTGATTCATGAAAGCGAAGAGCGGCTGAAACTGAGTAACCGCGTCGCCCTTTTGGAGGCCCAAAACGAAATGCTGCGCACCGAACTGGAGGCCAAGACCGAAAAGGAGAA GGAAATCCAGCAAAAGATGGAGGAACTTCAGAAGGCCTACAAATACGAGAGCATTAAACGCACGCGGCTGACGTATGACAAAGAGGAGCTACAGTACCACCTTAAGCAGAGATCATTGCAGCTCCAGTCGGCTGAGTCAAAGTTGCAAGATCTTTCCACTGGTTCCCACGATAACAGCCTATCTAGCCACAGCCGATGCAGCCTGGGTCGCAGTGGCCTGGAGATCGCCGTGACCACCTCCTCGCCCACTTCCCCAGTGATGAAGGGAATGATTGAACGGAATGATTCCGTCAGCTGGACGCTAGAGATCGAAGATGAGTCGTTCAAGGGTAACACTTCAAAGATTGTGCGCAGGGCGGGGTCACTGCGAAGCAACAACGAGCGGTGCCCCATCCAGCGGCGACAGACATTGACAAGCAATGGACACTCCAATGGATCGGCCACAAATGGCGGCTCTTCCCCCGCTCATCCTAATCCCCTTAGCCAGAGCATGTCGGCCACAGCCCTTCTGAGAAGCAGCAGTAATTCCGGGGAGTCAGAGGGTCGTCCTTTGTCCCGGGCTCGCTCAAAATCGATGTGCATCAAAGCGTCCGCCACCAGTTCGGCGGTGTGCGAATCGTCTGGCCAAAGGAAGAAACCACAAGACGAGTTGAGTCTGGCCGACTGGCCCGAGGATATTCCCCTGTGCTCCAGTTCACCACAAGCGCCGGGAATAGAGATGCGTCCGCGCAGCTCCACCATGAAGCTAATGTCCAGCGAGGCAAAGAAGTTCCAGGAAATCCAGGAGTCCGCCGGCGAGGCCATGGTCTCCGGTGCTAACTCGGAGGACGAAAGCTGTTCGGCCTCATCCGAGGACATAATGCGCAGCTCTTCCGCCTCCAGCACCGCATCGGGTGGATCCCTATCCAAGAGGCCAAAGCAACCACCATCCCGCATGTCCATCGAGGAGGCTCTGCCCTGCACCCCCATGGAGGTAAGCTGGTCAGAAGACGCTGCCGATGCCAACGGACTGGCATGA
- the toc gene encoding toucan, isoform F, whose amino-acid sequence MFENFEFTNENLSAQTMDLDIDLISWTVPSTPTSTTFTDNFNFAQAFEEQQLDAVACKENKHQCARTKGTLEKTILLLQHTQKDCERLREDLEDKGLEWIQRQQEKEYLHRTELKQAEEKLMEVQLRAKLKFCELESQLRAKDEESKQAQEAYRMEVSHKLALKQEHLRTAEQKIQELQTRLQQVETEEQGHREELIRKENIHTARLAEANQREQDLIDRVKSLTKELNTLKANKEHNERDLRDRLALSQDEISVLRTSSQRRSPCTSLPDNASAELNRLTSEADSLRCVLELKQAEISALSKAKADLIHESEERLKLSNRVALLEAQNEMLRTELEAKTEKEKEIQQKMEELQKAYKYESIKRTRLTYDKEELQYHLKQRSLQLQSAESKLQDLSTGSHDNSLSSHSRCSLGRSGLEIAVTTSSPTSPVMKGMIERNDSVSWTLEIEDESFKGNTSKIVRRAGSLRSNNERCPIQRRQTLTSNGHSNGSATNGGSSPAHPNPLSQSMSATALLRSSSNSGESEGRPLSRARSKSMCIKASATSSAVCESSGQRKKPQDELSLADWPEDIPLCSSSPQAPGIEMRPRSSTMKLMSSEAKKFQEIQESAGEAMVSGANSEDESCSASSEDIMRSSSASSTASGGSLSKRPKQPPSRMSIEEALPCTPMEVSWSEDAADANGLA is encoded by the exons ATGTTTGAGAATTTTGAGTTCACCAACGAGAATCTATCGGCACAGACCATGGATCTGGACATCGATCTCATCAGTTGGACGGTGCCCAGCACTCCGACTTCCACTACTTTTACGGATAACTTTAATTTTGCTCAGGCGTTCGAAGAGCAACAG CTGGATGCGGTTGCCTGCAAGGAGAACAAACATCAATGCGCCCGGACCAAGGGAACGCTAGAGAAGACTATATTGCTGCTACAGCATACGCAAAAGGATTGCGAGCGACTACGCGAGGATTTGGAGGACAAGGGCCTGGAGTGGATTCAGCGGCAGCAGGAGAAGGAATATCTGCATCGCACTGAACTGAAGCAAG CTGAAGAGAAATTAATGGAGGTGCAATTGCGTGCCAAGTTAAAGTTCTGCGAATTAGAGTCCCAACTGCGTGCCAAGGACGAGGAGAGCAAACAGGCGCAGGAGGCCTACAGAATGGAGGTCTCCCACAAACTTGCACTGAAGCAGGAACATCTGCGCACTGCCGAGCAGAAAATCCAGGAACTGCAGACACGTCTTCAGCAGGTGGAGACCGAGGAGCAGGGGCACCGCGAGGAGCTGATCCGCAAGGAGAACATTCACACCGCCCGGCTGGCCGAGGCCAATCAGCGGGAGCAGGATCTGATCGACCGGGTCAAGAGCCTGACCAAGGAGCTGAACACCCTGAAGGCCAACAAGGAGCATAACGAACGCGATTTGAGGGATCGGCTGGCGCTGTCCCAGGACGAAATCTCTGTGCTGCGCACATCCTCACAGCGCCGCAGCCCCTGCACCAGTTTGCCGGACAACGCGTCCGCCGAACTCAACCGCTTGACCAGCGAGGCAGACAGCTTGCGCTGTGTGCTTGAGCTCAAGCAGGCGGAGATTTCCGCCCTTAGCAAGGCCAAGGCGGATCTGATTCATGAAAGCGAAGAGCGGCTGAAACTGAGTAACCGCGTCGCCCTTTTGGAGGCCCAAAACGAAATGCTGCGCACCGAACTGGAGGCCAAGACCGAAAAGGAGAA GGAAATCCAGCAAAAGATGGAGGAACTTCAGAAGGCCTACAAATACGAGAGCATTAAACGCACGCGGCTGACGTATGACAAAGAGGAGCTACAGTACCACCTTAAGCAGAGATCATTGCAGCTCCAGTCGGCTGAGTCAAAGTTGCAAGATCTTTCCACTGGTTCCCACGATAACAGCCTATCTAGCCACAGCCGATGCAGCCTGGGTCGCAGTGGCCTGGAGATCGCCGTGACCACCTCCTCGCCCACTTCCCCAGTGATGAAGGGAATGATTGAACGGAATGATTCCGTCAGCTGGACGCTAGAGATCGAAGATGAGTCGTTCAAGGGTAACACTTCAAAGATTGTGCGCAGGGCGGGGTCACTGCGAAGCAACAACGAGCGGTGCCCCATCCAGCGGCGACAGACATTGACAAGCAATGGACACTCCAATGGATCGGCCACAAATGGCGGCTCTTCCCCCGCTCATCCTAATCCCCTTAGCCAGAGCATGTCGGCCACAGCCCTTCTGAGAAGCAGCAGTAATTCCGGGGAGTCAGAGGGTCGTCCTTTGTCCCGGGCTCGCTCAAAATCGATGTGCATCAAAGCGTCCGCCACCAGTTCGGCGGTGTGCGAATCGTCTGGCCAAAGGAAGAAACCACAAGACGAGTTGAGTCTGGCCGACTGGCCCGAGGATATTCCCCTGTGCTCCAGTTCACCACAAGCGCCGGGAATAGAGATGCGTCCGCGCAGCTCCACCATGAAGCTAATGTCCAGCGAGGCAAAGAAGTTCCAGGAAATCCAGGAGTCCGCCGGCGAGGCCATGGTCTCCGGTGCTAACTCGGAGGACGAAAGCTGTTCGGCCTCATCCGAGGACATAATGCGCAGCTCTTCCGCCTCCAGCACCGCATCGGGTGGATCCCTATCCAAGAGGCCAAAGCAACCACCATCCCGCATGTCCATCGAGGAGGCTCTGCCCTGCACCCCCATGGAGGTAAGCTGGTCAGAAGACGCTGCCGATGCCAACGGACTGGCATGA
- the toc gene encoding toucan, isoform C, with amino-acid sequence MGLRRFIRKHFGSKNSLGSAVKIIKSIENDELKNKRLNGTLASTAAIATPIKGVATKSGATNKLQQSAKTKSTASIKSPAIVGVSEESLRSGVDQTELQELNNGQSATGCPTPPMARDSKRTSIGNELPCETEAKLKRCEDQQDPQASTTASPLPMINPQEQEASGQVKEATITTANEPNALSLPDEISNSVSSTTMLATPRVDIAAQYPVLKPFTENGELDCARLAKFFQDTQFERKEEQRQILGLSVMVQFMSKELDAVACKENKHQCARTKGTLEKTILLLQHTQKDCERLREDLEDKGLEWIQRQQEKEYLHRTELKQAEEKLMEVQLRAKLKFCELESQLRAKDEESKQAQEAYRMEVSHKLALKQEHLRTAEQKIQELQTRLQQVETEEQGHREELIRKENIHTARLAEANQREQDLIDRVKSLTKELNTLKANKEHNERDLRDRLALSQDEISVLRTSSQRRSPCTSLPDNASAELNRLTSEADSLRCVLELKQAEISALSKAKADLIHESEERLKLSNRVALLEAQNEMLRTELEAKTEKEKEIQQKMEELQKAYKYESIKRTRLTYDKEELQYHLKQRSLQLQSAESKLQDLSTGSHDNSLSSHSRCSLGRSGLEIAVTTSSPTSPVMKGMIERNDSVSWTLEIEDESFKGNTSKIVRRAGSLRSNNERCPIQRRQTLTSNGHSNGSATNGGSSPAHPNPLSQSMSATALLRSSSNSGESEGRPLSRARSKSMCIKASATSSAVCESSGQRKKPQDELSLADWPEDIPLCSSSPQAPGIEMRPRSSTMKLMSSEAKKFQEIQESAGEAMVSGANSEDESCSASSEDIMRSSSASSTASGGSLSKRPKQPPSRMSIEEALPCTPMEVSWSEDAADANGLA; translated from the exons AATCCCTGCGCTCTGGCGTGGATCAAACCGAACTTCAGGAGCTGAACAATGGGCAATCTGCTACCGGTTGTCCGACGCCGCCGATGGCGCGGGACTCAAAGCGTACGTCCATTGGAAATGAGTTACCCTGTGAGACGGAGGCCAAGTTGAAGAGATGCGAGGACCAGCAGGATCCACAAGCATCCACGACGGCATCACCCCTACCGATGATCAATCCACAGGAACAAGAAGCCAGTGGCCAGGTCAAAGAAGCAACAATCACCACTGCAAATGAG CCAAACGCCTTGTCCTTGCCCGACGAAATCAGCAATTCGGTCAGCTCGACGACGATGCTGGCCACGCCCCGCGTAGACATAGCCGCCCAGTATCCCGTCCTGAAACCATTCACAGAGAACGGAGAGCTGGACTGTGCCCGACTGGCCAAGTTCTTCCAGGACACCCAGTTCGAGAGGAAGGAGGAGCAACGCCAGATTCTGGGCCTCTCCGTAATGGTGCAGTTCATGTCCAAAGAG CTGGATGCGGTTGCCTGCAAGGAGAACAAACATCAATGCGCCCGGACCAAGGGAACGCTAGAGAAGACTATATTGCTGCTACAGCATACGCAAAAGGATTGCGAGCGACTACGCGAGGATTTGGAGGACAAGGGCCTGGAGTGGATTCAGCGGCAGCAGGAGAAGGAATATCTGCATCGCACTGAACTGAAGCAAG CTGAAGAGAAATTAATGGAGGTGCAATTGCGTGCCAAGTTAAAGTTCTGCGAATTAGAGTCCCAACTGCGTGCCAAGGACGAGGAGAGCAAACAGGCGCAGGAGGCCTACAGAATGGAGGTCTCCCACAAACTTGCACTGAAGCAGGAACATCTGCGCACTGCCGAGCAGAAAATCCAGGAACTGCAGACACGTCTTCAGCAGGTGGAGACCGAGGAGCAGGGGCACCGCGAGGAGCTGATCCGCAAGGAGAACATTCACACCGCCCGGCTGGCCGAGGCCAATCAGCGGGAGCAGGATCTGATCGACCGGGTCAAGAGCCTGACCAAGGAGCTGAACACCCTGAAGGCCAACAAGGAGCATAACGAACGCGATTTGAGGGATCGGCTGGCGCTGTCCCAGGACGAAATCTCTGTGCTGCGCACATCCTCACAGCGCCGCAGCCCCTGCACCAGTTTGCCGGACAACGCGTCCGCCGAACTCAACCGCTTGACCAGCGAGGCAGACAGCTTGCGCTGTGTGCTTGAGCTCAAGCAGGCGGAGATTTCCGCCCTTAGCAAGGCCAAGGCGGATCTGATTCATGAAAGCGAAGAGCGGCTGAAACTGAGTAACCGCGTCGCCCTTTTGGAGGCCCAAAACGAAATGCTGCGCACCGAACTGGAGGCCAAGACCGAAAAGGAGAA GGAAATCCAGCAAAAGATGGAGGAACTTCAGAAGGCCTACAAATACGAGAGCATTAAACGCACGCGGCTGACGTATGACAAAGAGGAGCTACAGTACCACCTTAAGCAGAGATCATTGCAGCTCCAGTCGGCTGAGTCAAAGTTGCAAGATCTTTCCACTGGTTCCCACGATAACAGCCTATCTAGCCACAGCCGATGCAGCCTGGGTCGCAGTGGCCTGGAGATCGCCGTGACCACCTCCTCGCCCACTTCCCCAGTGATGAAGGGAATGATTGAACGGAATGATTCCGTCAGCTGGACGCTAGAGATCGAAGATGAGTCGTTCAAGGGTAACACTTCAAAGATTGTGCGCAGGGCGGGGTCACTGCGAAGCAACAACGAGCGGTGCCCCATCCAGCGGCGACAGACATTGACAAGCAATGGACACTCCAATGGATCGGCCACAAATGGCGGCTCTTCCCCCGCTCATCCTAATCCCCTTAGCCAGAGCATGTCGGCCACAGCCCTTCTGAGAAGCAGCAGTAATTCCGGGGAGTCAGAGGGTCGTCCTTTGTCCCGGGCTCGCTCAAAATCGATGTGCATCAAAGCGTCCGCCACCAGTTCGGCGGTGTGCGAATCGTCTGGCCAAAGGAAGAAACCACAAGACGAGTTGAGTCTGGCCGACTGGCCCGAGGATATTCCCCTGTGCTCCAGTTCACCACAAGCGCCGGGAATAGAGATGCGTCCGCGCAGCTCCACCATGAAGCTAATGTCCAGCGAGGCAAAGAAGTTCCAGGAAATCCAGGAGTCCGCCGGCGAGGCCATGGTCTCCGGTGCTAACTCGGAGGACGAAAGCTGTTCGGCCTCATCCGAGGACATAATGCGCAGCTCTTCCGCCTCCAGCACCGCATCGGGTGGATCCCTATCCAAGAGGCCAAAGCAACCACCATCCCGCATGTCCATCGAGGAGGCTCTGCCCTGCACCCCCATGGAGGTAAGCTGGTCAGAAGACGCTGCCGATGCCAACGGACTGGCATGA